Proteins encoded together in one Triticum dicoccoides isolate Atlit2015 ecotype Zavitan chromosome 7B, WEW_v2.0, whole genome shotgun sequence window:
- the LOC119336955 gene encoding uncharacterized protein LOC119336955, whose protein sequence is MRLVGACVEATLSTPMEAKPALQWNFAGAAMEFAGRRRCCVGALPDDVGATLELCRGCNGASPNDVSASLELRRGCNGASPDVVSLSGLHWSYRRAVLCYSEALTGASSTTLKLVCCRGFAASNGHQHANPS, encoded by the exons ATGCGGCTCGTCGGAGCGTGCGTCGAGGCAACTCTTTCAACTCCGATGGAAGCAAAGCCGGCGCTACAATGGAACTTCGCTGGAGCTGCAATGGAGTTCGCCGGACGCCGTCGATGCTGCGTCGGAGCTCTGCCGGACGACGTCGGTGCTACGTTGGAGCTCTGTCGGGgctgcaatggagcttcgccgAACGACGTCA gTGCTTCGTTGGAGCTCCGTCGGGGTTGCAATGGAGCTTCGCCGGACGTTGTCAGTTTGTCGGGGCTGCATTGGAGCTATCGCCGGGCCGTGCTGTGCTACAGTGAAGCTTTGACAGGTGCCAGCAGCACTACGTTGAAGCTGGTCTGCTGCCGTGGCTTTGCTGCATCGAACGGCCACCAGCACGCTAATCCGTCCTAA